A stretch of the Geovibrio thiophilus genome encodes the following:
- the ctaD gene encoding cytochrome c oxidase subunit I — protein sequence MSNDATALPSFFEDSGSDRKGILSWLLTTDHKRIGLMYLYMVLGMFIVGVCLGLLIRLELIAPGKDIMEAQTYNAVFTLHGVIMIFIVVIPSIPAAIGNLVLPIQLGAEDVAFPRLNLFSWWLYLTGTVLALFSLFTGGGAPDTGWTFYVPFSEFTTTNVNVAVLAVFILGFSSILTGLNFITTIHRMRAPGLTWTKIPLFTWSLYATGWIQVLATPILGITVLLIFVERVLGVGLFDPNKGGDPLLYQHLFWIYSHPAVYIMILPAMGVVSDIIPAFARKSIFGYKAIAFSSLMIAFAGSLVWAHHMFTSGMSDTAVLIFSLLTFIVAIPSAIKVFNWVATLYKGSIIVEPPLVYALGFIFLFSVGGLTGLVLGSAGTDIHVHDTYFVVSHFHYVIFGGTGFGLFAALHFWLPKFYGRMYNKKTANWAFGILFIGFNMLYLPLFVIGLQGMPRRYYDYLPQYQTGHFISTVGSWILAVGLVIMFVNLYRGIRHGKKVGRNPWGAATLEWQVPSPPPLLNFDKEPDTSGKPYSYKGVERDE from the coding sequence ATGAGTAATGACGCAACAGCACTGCCGAGTTTTTTTGAAGACTCGGGCAGCGACAGAAAGGGCATTCTGAGCTGGCTATTAACCACGGATCATAAGCGCATCGGGCTTATGTATCTCTACATGGTTCTTGGAATGTTCATTGTCGGCGTATGCCTCGGTCTTCTCATAAGGCTGGAGCTCATAGCGCCGGGTAAGGACATAATGGAAGCCCAGACATACAACGCAGTCTTCACCCTCCACGGGGTGATCATGATATTCATCGTGGTGATACCCAGCATCCCCGCCGCAATAGGGAACCTTGTGCTCCCCATCCAGCTCGGCGCTGAGGATGTTGCGTTCCCAAGGCTTAACCTTTTTTCATGGTGGCTGTACCTCACAGGAACTGTTCTTGCCCTTTTCTCACTCTTCACAGGGGGCGGAGCGCCTGATACAGGCTGGACATTCTACGTGCCTTTCAGCGAGTTCACCACCACCAACGTAAACGTTGCGGTGCTTGCCGTTTTTATACTCGGATTCTCGTCCATCCTCACAGGGCTGAACTTCATCACCACTATTCACCGCATGCGCGCGCCCGGTCTCACATGGACAAAGATTCCCCTCTTCACATGGTCCCTTTACGCCACAGGATGGATTCAGGTTCTTGCTACACCGATTCTGGGAATTACCGTTCTTCTGATTTTTGTGGAAAGGGTTCTGGGAGTCGGTCTGTTCGATCCGAACAAGGGCGGAGACCCTCTTCTCTACCAGCACCTTTTCTGGATATACTCACACCCTGCGGTGTACATAATGATCCTGCCCGCTATGGGTGTGGTAAGCGACATTATCCCCGCTTTCGCCCGCAAGAGCATCTTCGGCTACAAGGCAATAGCCTTCTCAAGCCTTATGATCGCCTTCGCCGGCTCCCTCGTGTGGGCGCACCATATGTTCACCTCCGGCATGAGCGACACTGCGGTGCTTATCTTCTCCCTGCTTACGTTCATAGTGGCGATACCCTCCGCCATAAAGGTTTTCAACTGGGTAGCCACACTTTATAAGGGCTCAATCATAGTAGAACCGCCTCTGGTTTACGCTCTGGGATTCATATTCCTTTTCTCCGTGGGCGGTCTGACGGGGCTTGTTCTCGGCTCTGCCGGAACAGACATCCACGTACATGACACATATTTTGTCGTGAGCCACTTCCACTATGTGATATTCGGCGGAACGGGCTTCGGTCTGTTTGCTGCGCTTCACTTCTGGCTGCCGAAGTTCTACGGCAGAATGTACAACAAAAAAACAGCCAACTGGGCGTTCGGAATCCTCTTTATAGGCTTTAACATGCTGTACCTGCCTCTTTTTGTAATAGGGCTTCAGGGCATGCCCAGAAGGTACTACGACTATCTGCCCCAATACCAGACAGGGCATTTCATCTCAACAGTGGGCTCGTGGATTCTCGCCGTCGGGCTGGTTATAATGTTCGTCAACCTCTACAGAGGCATCAGGCACGGCAAAAAGGTCGGGCGCAACCCTTGGGGCGCAGCCACTCTTGAATGGCAGGTGCCCTCGCCTCCCCCATTGCTTAACTTTGACAAGGAGCCCGATACGTCAGGCAAGCCCTACAGCTACAAGGGGGTAGAAAGAGATGAGTAA
- a CDS encoding SCO family protein: MKKLILALAVFALCLPSWGAEHGHGEDGNKTEEHVHKEPAPETQGDVGVTEKLGETITLDIPFADSEGRTVTMRELIDKPTIIAPVYFNCPNVCNFLQSNLSSIIPQIKMEAGKSYQVISFSFDENDTPEIAADKKRNYMKAADGKIAPEGWIFLTGTRENIKAFLDSTGYRFKRVDSDFAHPVAVVAVSPTGKIIRYLYGTKILPFELTMAAVEAENEKPGLSVKKIVSFCFSYDPQGKKYVFDIMKVSGVVILLTLTAFAAFLVFGGKKKKK; encoded by the coding sequence ATGAAAAAACTCATACTGGCATTAGCTGTATTTGCGCTCTGCCTCCCCTCATGGGGGGCGGAGCATGGTCACGGAGAGGACGGGAATAAAACAGAAGAGCATGTCCATAAGGAACCTGCTCCCGAAACACAGGGCGATGTGGGCGTAACCGAGAAACTCGGTGAAACCATAACGCTTGATATTCCGTTTGCCGATTCCGAAGGCAGAACCGTAACCATGCGGGAACTGATAGACAAACCGACTATCATTGCGCCTGTTTACTTCAACTGCCCGAATGTGTGCAACTTCCTCCAGTCGAACCTTTCGTCCATCATCCCCCAGATAAAGATGGAGGCTGGAAAATCATATCAGGTTATCTCATTCAGCTTTGACGAAAACGATACGCCGGAAATAGCCGCTGATAAAAAGCGCAACTACATGAAAGCGGCGGACGGCAAAATCGCACCGGAGGGATGGATATTCCTCACGGGAACACGTGAAAACATAAAGGCTTTCCTTGATTCCACAGGTTATCGGTTCAAGCGGGTTGACAGCGACTTCGCACACCCTGTGGCTGTTGTCGCGGTTTCTCCCACAGGCAAAATTATACGTTATCTCTACGGAACAAAAATACTCCCCTTTGAGCTCACAATGGCAGCAGTTGAGGCGGAAAACGAAAAGCCCGGGCTCTCCGTCAAAAAGATAGTCTCCTTCTGCTTCAGCTACGACCCTCAGGGAAAAAAATATGTCTTTGATATAATGAAGGTTTCCGGCGTTGTTATACTGCTCACCCTCACCGCCTTCGCCGCCTTCCTCGTTTTCGGCGGCAAAAAAAAGAAAAAGTAA
- a CDS encoding c-type cytochrome yields MRKTLLASAFIATTFVFAFAASDGAALYNKCKACHGADGSKVPAGAKTAVKGQSAADLEKKLTGYKDGSFGGEKKATMQRMAANLSPEDIKALAQYMSGL; encoded by the coding sequence ATGAGAAAAACACTTTTAGCATCCGCATTTATCGCAACAACCTTCGTATTTGCATTCGCAGCGTCCGACGGCGCGGCACTTTACAATAAGTGTAAAGCGTGTCACGGGGCGGACGGCTCCAAGGTTCCCGCCGGAGCAAAAACGGCAGTGAAGGGACAGAGCGCCGCAGACCTTGAGAAAAAGCTCACAGGGTATAAAGACGGTTCCTTCGGCGGAGAAAAGAAAGCTACCATGCAGAGAATGGCAGCTAATCTTTCACCGGAAGATATTAAAGCTCTCGCTCAGTATATGTCCGGACTGTAA
- a CDS encoding triphosphoribosyl-dephospho-CoA synthase — MRKLSAPLKNSSAAFITKISDCLTAGPKAELDLTPKPGLVDRLDSGSHEDLSYAGMLLSVSLLPQYYKELAEAALSGADISVLRSIGIEAERRMLGVCGSNAHKGYIFLSGLVLLASLRGDDLRSEIKEISEGFFISALPESNGETARRKYGTGGIISECLNGLPSVFEHALPAMEREYGINGCCCRARFAGLAELMRTAEDTTALHRCGQEGLEIIRADGAQLAGLLKTDSHTQWLKERNEYYKSIRLTMGGAADLLATGCAVMLFNGSVSEFL; from the coding sequence ATGCGGAAGCTGTCAGCGCCGCTGAAAAACTCCTCAGCGGCTTTCATAACAAAAATTTCTGACTGCCTCACGGCGGGCCCCAAGGCAGAGCTTGATCTCACTCCGAAGCCCGGGCTTGTGGACAGGCTTGACAGCGGTTCCCATGAGGATCTTTCCTATGCGGGCATGCTTCTTTCCGTATCTCTCCTTCCCCAGTATTATAAAGAGCTTGCGGAAGCCGCACTGAGCGGTGCGGATATATCCGTACTGCGTTCGATCGGCATTGAGGCAGAGAGACGCATGCTCGGGGTATGCGGAAGCAACGCCCACAAGGGCTACATTTTCCTCAGCGGTCTTGTGCTGCTGGCCTCGCTCAGAGGGGATGACCTCCGCAGTGAGATAAAAGAAATATCAGAAGGGTTCTTCATATCCGCCCTGCCCGAATCCAACGGTGAAACCGCTCGCAGGAAATACGGCACAGGCGGAATAATCAGTGAATGTCTGAACGGACTGCCGTCCGTGTTTGAGCATGCCCTCCCCGCCATGGAGAGAGAGTACGGTATAAACGGATGCTGCTGTCGGGCAAGGTTCGCGGGGCTTGCCGAGCTTATGCGGACAGCGGAGGACACCACTGCCCTGCACAGATGCGGTCAGGAAGGGCTTGAAATAATCAGGGCGGACGGAGCACAGCTCGCCGGACTGCTTAAAACAGACTCCCACACCCAGTGGCTTAAGGAAAGAAACGAATATTACAAATCAATAAGGCTCACAATGGGCGGCGCGGCCGACCTTCTGGCGACCGGCTGCGCGGTTATGCTTTTTAACGGCTCTGTTTCAGAGTTCCTGTGA
- a CDS encoding citrate lyase holo-[acyl-carrier protein] synthase → MTRSEELRNKLLEARDARWSLITGLESGEGSLIVISSNMPGEDKAKADGLVSWAATELKKLISAETLQTAQDAAGRAVFMKTLLNPADAKKAGVCLEELHPFCRLLDIDVYSGTTAFGRKEAGLGRRKCLLCGASAADCIRTEKHTHAEAVSAAEKLLSGFHNKNF, encoded by the coding sequence TTGACACGGTCAGAAGAGTTAAGGAATAAGCTCCTCGAAGCACGGGACGCCAGATGGAGCCTTATCACCGGACTTGAAAGCGGTGAAGGTTCCCTGATTGTCATCTCCTCCAATATGCCCGGAGAAGACAAAGCCAAGGCGGATGGGCTGGTGTCATGGGCGGCGACAGAGCTTAAAAAGCTCATCAGCGCTGAAACGCTCCAAACAGCGCAGGATGCGGCAGGCAGAGCGGTTTTCATGAAGACGCTCCTGAACCCCGCTGACGCCAAAAAAGCAGGGGTATGCTTGGAAGAGCTTCACCCATTCTGCCGCCTGCTGGACATAGATGTTTACAGCGGCACAACAGCATTCGGGCGGAAGGAAGCGGGACTCGGCAGAAGAAAGTGTCTGCTGTGCGGCGCAAGCGCCGCTGACTGCATCAGAACGGAGAAACACACCCATGCGGAAGCTGTCAGCGCCGCTGAAAAACTCCTCAGCGGCTTTCATAACAAAAATTTCTGA
- the citF gene encoding citrate lyase subunit alpha, giving the protein MALNSLGRFVPEVFNGIKRTPYNSAALLTPGGLEYARPVKIVRPGEKKLLSGLREAIIASGLKDGMTIATHHHLRNGDNILNQVVKEIDALGIRNITIASSSVHPVHAEIIPYIKKGVITSLECGVNGPVGEAASKGELDCPIIVRSHGGRARSMMTGEVVVDVAFIGAPCCDEYGNMNGYFGPSACGSLGYSHVDARYAKTVVAVTDNLVPYPVCPVSIPQTCVDFVVQVESLGDPKKIVSTTTRVTKDPIGLMIAKYAAEVIRASGLLKNGFSFQTGAGGTSLAVADNVRRMMLEEKIRGSFGSGGITGYFVDMLEEGLFETLLDVQCFDLRAVESISKNMCHQEISADTYANPFNCGAVVNRLDAVILGATEVDVDFNVNVNTESNGYLLHNTGGHTDTAAGAKLAIIVAPSIRGRLPIILDKVTTVTTPGENIDVIVTERGIAVNSKHEDLKKELIKAKIPVKDIHELRKEITQITGVPRPVEFTDDIIALVEYRDGSIIDTVRRVKE; this is encoded by the coding sequence ATGGCGCTAAATAGTCTCGGCAGATTTGTCCCCGAGGTTTTCAACGGGATAAAGCGCACGCCCTACAATTCCGCCGCCCTGCTCACCCCGGGAGGGCTTGAGTATGCCCGCCCGGTCAAGATCGTGCGCCCCGGGGAGAAAAAGCTTCTCAGCGGCCTTCGTGAGGCGATAATAGCCTCCGGTCTTAAGGACGGCATGACCATAGCAACCCACCACCACCTGAGAAACGGTGACAACATCCTCAATCAGGTAGTGAAAGAGATAGACGCGCTGGGCATACGCAATATAACAATCGCCTCAAGCTCTGTTCATCCCGTGCATGCGGAGATCATCCCTTACATAAAAAAGGGTGTGATAACAAGCCTTGAATGCGGCGTAAACGGACCCGTGGGCGAAGCCGCCTCCAAGGGTGAGCTGGACTGCCCCATAATAGTCCGCAGCCACGGCGGACGGGCAAGATCCATGATGACAGGGGAAGTCGTCGTGGATGTCGCTTTCATAGGCGCTCCCTGCTGCGATGAATACGGCAACATGAACGGATACTTCGGTCCTTCCGCCTGCGGAAGCCTCGGTTATTCCCATGTTGACGCACGCTACGCAAAAACCGTCGTCGCAGTCACAGACAATCTTGTCCCCTACCCCGTATGTCCGGTGAGCATACCTCAGACCTGCGTTGACTTCGTGGTTCAGGTTGAAAGCTTGGGCGATCCGAAAAAAATAGTCTCCACAACAACAAGAGTCACCAAAGACCCCATAGGGCTCATGATAGCAAAATACGCAGCGGAAGTGATCAGAGCTTCCGGACTGCTTAAGAACGGATTCTCATTCCAGACCGGCGCCGGGGGAACATCCCTCGCCGTTGCGGACAATGTGCGCCGCATGATGCTTGAGGAGAAGATAAGGGGTTCCTTCGGCTCCGGCGGCATCACAGGCTATTTCGTGGACATGCTTGAGGAAGGGCTGTTTGAAACTCTTCTTGATGTGCAGTGCTTCGACCTCAGAGCTGTTGAATCGATCAGCAAAAACATGTGCCATCAGGAAATAAGCGCAGACACCTACGCCAACCCCTTCAACTGCGGTGCTGTGGTGAACAGGCTCGACGCGGTCATCCTCGGCGCGACGGAAGTGGACGTTGATTTCAACGTAAACGTGAACACGGAGTCAAACGGCTATCTCCTCCACAACACAGGCGGACACACTGACACAGCGGCAGGCGCCAAGCTTGCGATCATTGTGGCTCCGTCCATAAGGGGACGCCTGCCGATCATCCTCGATAAGGTAACTACCGTCACCACGCCCGGCGAAAACATAGACGTAATAGTCACTGAGCGGGGCATAGCGGTGAACAGCAAGCATGAAGACCTTAAAAAAGAGCTGATAAAGGCGAAAATTCCCGTTAAGGACATACATGAGCTGCGCAAAGAAATAACGCAGATAACAGGCGTGCCCAGACCCGTGGAATTTACCGATGATATAATCGCCCTTGTGGAATACAGAGACGGAAGCATAATTGACACGGTCAGAAGAGTTAAGGAATAA
- a CDS encoding HpcH/HpaI aldolase/citrate lyase family protein: protein MSNAAALRRTLLYVPGNMPSMLQNIPIFNCDCVFIDLEDAVPLNEKDAARLLVRSFLENYKERNKEIFYRINPLDTEWGFDDLRTVLPALPDGVRLPKADTPEIVERLDTFLTECEENFGIELGTFKIIPSIESAQGVINCIKIAKCSSRVIALAFGAEDYTASMGIERSKTGEELFHARTRVVWAAKAAGIQAIDTIFPDVNDEESFENEVRLSKKLGFTGKSLVNPRQIDIVHKVFAPTKEEIDFALEVIEAILKAREMGTGVISLKGKMIDAPIVKRSSNVLKTAASLGLIDYEISDEVIYGAK, encoded by the coding sequence ATGAGTAATGCCGCAGCCTTAAGAAGAACACTGCTTTATGTTCCGGGCAACATGCCGTCCATGCTCCAGAACATACCCATATTCAACTGTGACTGCGTTTTCATAGACCTTGAAGACGCTGTGCCCCTAAACGAAAAAGACGCTGCGAGGCTCCTTGTGCGCAGTTTTCTTGAGAATTATAAAGAGAGAAACAAAGAGATTTTTTACCGCATAAACCCTCTGGACACGGAATGGGGCTTTGACGATCTCAGAACCGTCCTTCCTGCCCTGCCGGACGGAGTGCGCCTGCCCAAGGCGGACACTCCGGAGATAGTGGAAAGGCTCGATACTTTCCTCACAGAGTGCGAGGAAAACTTCGGAATAGAGCTCGGAACCTTCAAAATAATCCCCTCTATCGAAAGCGCTCAGGGGGTAATTAACTGCATAAAAATAGCCAAATGCTCCTCAAGGGTAATAGCCCTTGCCTTCGGCGCTGAGGACTACACGGCTAGCATGGGAATAGAAAGAAGCAAGACAGGCGAGGAGCTCTTCCACGCCAGAACCCGTGTTGTCTGGGCTGCGAAGGCAGCGGGCATTCAGGCTATTGATACAATCTTCCCTGATGTTAACGATGAGGAGAGCTTCGAGAATGAAGTCCGTCTAAGCAAAAAACTGGGCTTCACGGGGAAATCACTGGTGAACCCCCGTCAGATAGACATAGTGCACAAGGTTTTTGCTCCCACGAAGGAGGAGATCGACTTCGCCCTTGAAGTGATAGAGGCGATCCTCAAGGCAAGGGAGATGGGAACAGGCGTTATCTCGCTCAAAGGAAAAATGATCGACGCGCCCATAGTGAAGCGTTCATCAAACGTGCTGAAGACCGCCGCGTCTTTGGGTCTTATAGACTATGAAATTTCAGACGAGGTGATCTATGGCGCTAAATAG
- a CDS encoding PPC domain-containing DNA-binding protein, whose product MKSVWYKEAKLLRTFIIKIQQGEELVGNLAAAVKEIGIDHAVIVSAVGSVTDVKFRGIKAGAKLPITVPRMTVHTVEGPLELLGLNGNFFPDASGKPDCHLHIQMSKSSGEVIGGHLFSATVFASCEIMISELHTEGIERHYSKTGGTATIFIEEEHE is encoded by the coding sequence ATGAAATCCGTTTGGTACAAAGAGGCTAAACTGCTGCGCACATTCATTATCAAGATTCAGCAGGGTGAGGAGCTGGTTGGAAACCTCGCCGCCGCAGTGAAGGAGATCGGCATAGACCATGCGGTGATAGTTTCCGCCGTCGGTTCGGTGACTGATGTTAAGTTCCGCGGTATAAAAGCCGGAGCCAAGCTCCCCATAACAGTTCCGAGAATGACAGTGCACACGGTGGAAGGTCCCCTTGAGCTTCTGGGACTGAACGGAAACTTCTTCCCTGATGCTTCGGGCAAACCCGACTGCCACCTGCACATTCAGATGTCGAAATCATCCGGTGAGGTTATAGGCGGCCACCTTTTCTCAGCAACGGTTTTCGCCTCCTGCGAGATAATGATCTCCGAACTCCACACAGAAGGCATAGAACGCCACTACTCCAAAACAGGCGGAACAGCCACAATATTTATTGAGGAAGAACATGAGTAA
- the citD gene encoding citrate lyase acyl carrier protein, with the protein MKISKRAQAGTMQSSDLMVFAEPADELVIEIDSTVAKQYEHLIRAKITEVVERMNVTSGILRIKDRGALDYAIIARVEAVINRAKEQSS; encoded by the coding sequence ATGAAAATATCCAAGAGAGCTCAGGCGGGAACCATGCAGTCAAGCGATCTGATGGTTTTTGCCGAACCGGCGGATGAACTCGTGATAGAGATAGACTCCACCGTGGCGAAGCAGTACGAGCACCTGATCAGAGCTAAAATCACAGAAGTTGTTGAACGTATGAACGTGACCTCCGGCATTCTCCGCATCAAGGACAGGGGCGCTCTGGACTACGCCATAATCGCGCGTGTCGAAGCTGTTATAAACCGGGCAAAGGAGCAAAGCTCATGA
- the citC gene encoding [citrate (pro-3S)-lyase] ligase yields the protein MHSYITGEAQIREAVTLLRDAGLDYDPVHEVFMGIYEDEHLIAAGARDHNILKMVAVNEEYQSTGAFSEIINALITDAFQAGYDHLFVFTKPMYTFHFESLNFTLLCTTDKVAVLEFGKSIKNYLHNLRNLARYGRNSGLVMNCNPFTKGHRHLIETAASESDFVYVFVVQEDKSVVPYQDRLDLVRRGTADLKNVYVIPSGDYAVSRITFPSYFLKNKEQVTKQQIETDLRIFGQHFAPAFNIIKRYVGEEPVCDFTSLYNEAMKRIMPEYGIKLVEITRKSSGETLISASTVRRLLFDSKYDEMKNLVPEATYEYLVKNRDMLKERFDKFSKSSK from the coding sequence ATGCACAGCTATATCACAGGCGAAGCACAGATCCGCGAAGCAGTGACCCTGCTTAGAGACGCAGGGCTCGATTATGACCCTGTCCATGAAGTTTTCATGGGAATTTACGAAGACGAGCACCTCATTGCCGCAGGCGCCAGAGACCATAACATTCTGAAAATGGTCGCGGTAAACGAGGAATATCAGAGCACAGGCGCATTCTCCGAAATCATAAACGCACTCATAACAGACGCATTTCAGGCAGGCTATGATCACCTCTTCGTATTCACCAAGCCTATGTACACCTTCCATTTTGAGAGCCTTAACTTCACCCTGTTATGCACAACGGATAAGGTCGCTGTTCTGGAATTCGGCAAAAGCATAAAAAATTATCTGCACAATCTGCGCAATCTCGCCCGCTACGGCAGAAACTCCGGTCTCGTAATGAACTGCAACCCCTTCACGAAAGGGCACAGACACCTCATCGAAACAGCCGCCTCCGAGTCGGACTTTGTTTACGTTTTCGTGGTGCAGGAGGATAAGTCAGTCGTCCCCTATCAGGACAGACTCGACCTTGTCCGACGCGGCACCGCCGATTTGAAAAATGTCTACGTCATCCCCTCCGGCGATTACGCCGTAAGCCGGATAACCTTCCCCTCATATTTCCTCAAAAACAAGGAACAGGTAACAAAACAGCAGATAGAAACGGATCTGCGCATTTTCGGACAGCATTTCGCACCGGCATTTAATATAATAAAAAGATACGTGGGCGAAGAACCCGTATGCGACTTCACCTCACTTTACAACGAAGCGATGAAGCGCATCATGCCCGAATACGGCATAAAGCTTGTAGAGATAACAAGAAAAAGCTCCGGAGAAACGCTGATCAGCGCTTCCACGGTGCGCAGGCTGCTTTTTGACAGCAAATACGACGAAATGAAAAACCTTGTTCCTGAGGCGACATATGAGTACCTTGTGAAAAACAGGGACATGCTGAAGGAAAGATTTGATAAATTCTCCAAAAGCTCAAAATAA
- a CDS encoding flavodoxin family protein: MYALAICGSPRKNGNTTLILNTVLDTLKEKGWETELETVGGKEIKGCTACGACFKRADGTCIINDAFNPIFAKMMKADAVIIGSPTYFADVTAETKALIDRTGFVAMANGNALKGKIGAGVSAVRRGGATHTVDTINHLFMISRMIIPGSTYWNMVYGLHKGDAANDKEGLANMTHIAEVIDWLGRAVKPHMASFPDAVTEKEG, translated from the coding sequence ATGTACGCACTCGCAATATGCGGAAGCCCCCGCAAAAACGGCAATACAACCCTTATCCTCAACACTGTCCTTGACACTCTCAAGGAAAAAGGATGGGAAACCGAGCTTGAAACTGTAGGCGGAAAAGAGATAAAAGGCTGTACAGCCTGCGGAGCCTGTTTCAAAAGAGCTGACGGAACCTGCATCATCAATGATGCCTTTAATCCCATATTCGCCAAGATGATGAAGGCGGACGCTGTCATAATCGGCTCGCCTACATACTTTGCCGATGTGACCGCCGAAACCAAGGCGCTCATCGACCGCACAGGCTTCGTTGCCATGGCAAACGGAAACGCGCTTAAAGGCAAAATAGGCGCTGGGGTCTCCGCAGTGAGACGCGGCGGCGCCACGCACACAGTGGACACGATAAACCACCTTTTCATGATCTCAAGGATGATAATCCCCGGCTCAACTTACTGGAACATGGTTTACGGTCTCCACAAAGGTGACGCGGCAAATGATAAGGAAGGGCTGGCGAACATGACCCATATAGCAGAAGTCATCGACTGGCTGGGCAGAGCGGTAAAGCCTCACATGGCATCCTTCCCCGACGCGGTGACAGAGAAAGAGGGGTAG
- a CDS encoding winged helix-turn-helix transcriptional regulator, whose amino-acid sequence MKICKTKELDGKLYRCYFELTVGVLSGKWKALILYRLAVEPVMRFGEIRKSMPEITERMLSKQLRELENDGLISREVYNQIPPKVEYRLTEIGSKLIPILMMMKDWGAEYEEYLGGRGFFCSPEYEQPNTSLQDTAVIESDRKQGAS is encoded by the coding sequence ATGAAAATATGTAAAACTAAGGAATTGGACGGTAAATTATACAGATGCTATTTTGAACTGACTGTAGGCGTGCTTTCCGGAAAATGGAAGGCGCTCATCCTGTACAGGCTTGCCGTTGAGCCTGTCATGCGCTTCGGCGAGATACGAAAAAGCATGCCTGAAATAACTGAAAGGATGCTCAGTAAACAGCTTCGGGAACTTGAAAACGACGGGCTTATAAGCCGTGAGGTCTATAACCAGATCCCTCCGAAGGTTGAATACCGTCTGACGGAAATCGGCTCCAAGCTGATTCCTATCCTCATGATGATGAAGGACTGGGGTGCGGAGTACGAAGAGTATCTCGGCGGACGGGGCTTTTTCTGTTCACCGGAGTATGAGCAGCCGAACACTTCTCTTCAGGATACGGCGGTGATCGAATCAGACCGCAAGCAGGGAGCATCTTAA
- a CDS encoding pyridoxamine 5'-phosphate oxidase family protein, with amino-acid sequence MLNETFLSVLKNEGVVSIVSWGIDEPHIVNTWNSYVNVTEDGRLLIPAAGMLSVESDLAVNGRVKLTLGSKSVQGLYAMGTGFRIDGTARFFESGAEFDMMKGKFPFLNRVLEISVSELKQTV; translated from the coding sequence ATGCTGAATGAAACTTTTCTGAGTGTTCTCAAAAATGAGGGTGTGGTATCAATCGTGTCGTGGGGGATTGATGAACCGCACATAGTAAATACGTGGAACTCATATGTTAATGTCACTGAGGACGGCAGACTGCTGATTCCTGCGGCAGGCATGCTGAGTGTGGAGAGTGATCTTGCTGTGAACGGCAGAGTGAAGCTCACTCTGGGCAGTAAGAGTGTTCAGGGTCTTTATGCGATGGGTACGGGATTCCGTATTGACGGCACAGCGCGCTTTTTTGAAAGCGGTGCCGAATTTGATATGATGAAAGGAAAATTTCCTTTCCTTAACAGAGTTCTTGAAATAAGTGTCAGTGAACTGAAGCAGACTGTCTGA
- a CDS encoding RrF2 family transcriptional regulator gives MQFSKGVEYALHSLLQMLNAPAGKSVGIKELAVFQGISETYLSKIFTKLRKTGIVKAAPGVNGGYELAVAPEKITFWDVIEAVEGSSDMFQCIEIRQNTATLDKENLPDSYTKCPCLIKTVMLDAEEQMRKHLRSKTIGWLRDEVRRKIPAEQAEAAKEWFRSKKR, from the coding sequence TTGCAGTTTTCAAAAGGTGTGGAATACGCTCTGCACTCTCTGCTCCAAATGCTTAATGCCCCCGCCGGAAAATCTGTCGGGATAAAAGAGCTTGCCGTGTTTCAGGGAATATCCGAGACCTATCTCTCCAAAATTTTTACCAAGCTGCGCAAGACAGGGATAGTAAAGGCTGCACCCGGAGTAAACGGAGGGTATGAGCTCGCCGTCGCACCGGAAAAAATAACCTTCTGGGATGTAATCGAAGCGGTGGAAGGTTCTTCCGATATGTTCCAGTGCATAGAGATCAGACAAAACACAGCCACACTGGATAAAGAGAACCTGCCTGATTCATATACAAAATGCCCCTGCCTGATAAAAACCGTTATGCTTGATGCAGAAGAGCAGATGCGAAAACACCTTCGGAGCAAAACTATAGGCTGGCTGCGGGACGAAGTGCGCAGAAAGATACCCGCCGAACAGGCGGAAGCCGCAAAGGAATGGTTCAGAAGCAAAAAAAGATAA